A DNA window from Paenibacillus andongensis contains the following coding sequences:
- a CDS encoding MBL fold metallo-hydrolase, protein MSLQIQMLGTGSAFAKTFYNTSALIRSNEMNILIDCGATTPRSLHDIGVQPDQIDGILISHIHADHVGGLEEMAFRLLYQYKNKKTKLFLTESLAGVLWENTLKGGMYNPTDGFSRLEDYFEVILIDENVPTNILPDLTIEIISTLHIPHKLNYSLFINGRTFYSADTQFNEELLVQEIVNKRNCHTILHDCQLSGNGLIHATLEELLTLPDYVQERIYLMHYGDDMVNFVGKTGRMTFIQQHEVIEIPE, encoded by the coding sequence ATGAGTTTGCAAATTCAAATGTTGGGAACCGGCAGCGCGTTTGCCAAAACATTTTACAATACCAGTGCACTTATCCGTTCTAATGAAATGAACATCCTCATCGACTGTGGGGCAACAACGCCAAGATCGCTTCATGACATCGGTGTACAGCCTGACCAAATTGATGGTATCCTCATTTCGCATATTCATGCCGATCATGTAGGCGGATTAGAAGAAATGGCCTTTCGATTGTTATACCAATACAAGAATAAGAAAACGAAACTTTTCTTAACAGAATCGCTAGCAGGAGTCCTTTGGGAAAATACGCTAAAAGGCGGTATGTATAATCCTACAGACGGCTTCAGCAGACTAGAGGATTATTTCGAAGTCATCCTCATTGACGAAAATGTTCCGACTAACATACTACCTGATCTAACCATTGAAATTATATCAACACTTCACATACCCCATAAGCTTAACTACTCACTTTTTATCAATGGCCGTACATTCTATAGTGCTGACACCCAATTTAATGAGGAGCTTCTCGTTCAAGAAATTGTTAACAAAAGAAATTGTCATACCATTTTACACGATTGTCAACTAAGCGGGAACGGTTTAATTCATGCCACATTGGAAGAACTGCTCACCTTGCCTGATTATGTACAGGAACGAATCTATCTGATGCATTATGGCGATGATATGGTGAATTTTGTTGGAAAAACAGGCCGTATGACTTTCATACAACAACATGAAGTGATTGAAATTCCAGAATAA